The following proteins are co-located in the Pseudobdellovibrionaceae bacterium genome:
- the glmS gene encoding glutamine--fructose-6-phosphate transaminase (isomerizing), translating into MCGIVGYIGDRNTKDVLISGLKTLEYRGYDSAGVCVLEDGNFIRVRAAGRIDELEKKTNQVQFHGRTGIAHTRWATHGPAVEKNAHPHAVGDVSIVHNGIIENYLQIKEELLARGAHIESDTDSELVAHLLNDLLKSGKGLLEACLECRQKLEGAYSILVLHKKSEGELIAFKHGPPLLIGKNTDETIVASDIQAILPYSKTVCYLQDGDLVHIQGAAIQFYDESDQAITRSFETITWDAESTDKKGFEHYMLKEIFEQPNAVSMALAPHIHAEDRTIKMQGFYPDQIETEQFFKGIEHIYLVACGTSFYAAMYAEYIFEKLALIPTEVDIASEFRYRSPILNPRSLVIFISQSGETADTLAALRLVKSQGVRTLSICNTKHSSIDRESDFSLYMNSGPEIGVASTKAFTSTLAIAAALGISLARANGRLSLEQEHEYTTSLLSLPLNLENVLAYDTFFKETSEFLKSHKGFLYMGRGTNYPIAMEGALKLKELAYMHAEGYAAGEMKHGPLALIDDKMMVVMLAPQDDLYDKTISNLEEVKARGGQIISLGSVGDHRLEQISHHFLGLPKADWLTYPILETIPLQLMAYHVAKSLGYDVDKPRNLAKSVTVE; encoded by the coding sequence ATGTGCGGTATTGTGGGATACATCGGTGATAGAAACACCAAAGATGTTTTGATTTCTGGTCTTAAAACATTAGAGTATCGTGGCTATGACAGTGCGGGCGTGTGTGTGCTTGAAGATGGAAATTTTATCCGTGTTCGTGCTGCTGGGCGCATTGATGAGCTGGAAAAAAAGACCAACCAAGTTCAGTTTCATGGTCGCACAGGGATTGCGCACACACGTTGGGCCACCCATGGGCCAGCAGTAGAAAAGAATGCCCATCCTCACGCAGTGGGAGATGTCAGTATTGTGCACAATGGAATCATCGAAAACTATTTACAGATCAAAGAAGAGCTGTTAGCGCGTGGCGCACACATTGAGTCTGATACAGATTCCGAGTTGGTGGCTCATTTACTGAATGATCTGTTAAAAAGTGGCAAGGGTCTTTTAGAAGCCTGTTTGGAATGCAGACAAAAACTTGAGGGGGCCTATTCCATTCTGGTTTTACATAAAAAATCCGAAGGAGAATTGATCGCCTTTAAGCATGGACCACCTTTGTTAATAGGTAAAAATACAGACGAGACCATCGTGGCCAGTGACATTCAGGCCATACTTCCGTATTCAAAAACAGTATGCTACCTCCAAGATGGGGATCTGGTGCACATTCAAGGGGCTGCGATTCAGTTTTATGATGAAAGTGATCAAGCGATCACTAGAAGTTTTGAGACGATCACTTGGGATGCAGAAAGTACAGATAAAAAAGGCTTTGAGCATTATATGCTTAAAGAAATTTTTGAACAGCCCAATGCCGTGTCCATGGCTTTGGCTCCTCATATCCATGCTGAAGATCGTACGATTAAGATGCAGGGGTTTTATCCAGACCAAATAGAAACCGAGCAGTTCTTTAAAGGCATAGAGCATATTTATCTTGTGGCCTGTGGAACTAGTTTTTATGCGGCTATGTATGCAGAGTATATTTTTGAAAAGTTGGCTTTGATTCCAACAGAAGTCGACATCGCCAGTGAGTTTCGTTATAGAAGTCCAATTTTAAACCCAAGATCCCTCGTGATTTTTATTTCTCAAAGTGGTGAAACGGCTGACACTCTAGCGGCTTTAAGACTTGTGAAGTCTCAAGGGGTTAGAACGCTCAGCATTTGTAACACCAAACATTCTAGCATTGATCGTGAGAGCGATTTTTCTCTTTATATGAACTCAGGGCCAGAGATTGGTGTGGCAAGTACCAAGGCCTTTACCAGCACTCTGGCTATTGCCGCCGCTTTAGGTATATCTTTGGCCAGAGCCAATGGGCGACTTTCTTTGGAACAAGAACATGAGTACACCACCAGTCTTTTGTCTTTACCTCTGAACCTAGAAAATGTTTTGGCTTACGACACCTTCTTTAAAGAAACCAGTGAGTTCCTTAAAAGTCACAAGGGCTTTTTGTATATGGGGCGAGGAACAAACTACCCCATAGCTATGGAAGGGGCTTTGAAGTTAAAAGAGCTTGCTTATATGCACGCTGAAGGTTACGCGGCGGGAGAGATGAAGCATGGGCCTTTGGCTTTGATTGATGACAAGATGATGGTGGTGATGCTGGCTCCACAAGATGATCTTTATGATAAGACCATCAGCAACTTAGAAGAAGTGAAAGCTAGGGGTGGGCAAATCATCAGTTTAGGAAGTGTGGGCGATCACCGCTTAGAACAGATCAGTCATCACTTTTTAGGTTTACCTAAAGCCGATTGGTTGACCTATCCCATTTTAGAAACTATCCCACTGCAACTTATGGCCTATCATGTGGCCAAAAGTTTAGGTTATGATGTCGACAAGCCTCGTAACT
- the glmU gene encoding bifunctional UDP-N-acetylglucosamine diphosphorylase/glucosamine-1-phosphate N-acetyltransferase GlmU: protein MTQKTNVVWDAILLAAGSGTRMKSRTPKVLQRVAGVPMLERIVGQLKAAGCRQVHVVVTAALQEVLKPLASSMESVFLHVQKQPLGTGDAVLSVDPKGLSETLFICNGDHPLVNQEDISEVLWSYGQRQASLCVAVLDMPHPGSFGRVIKKEAQIQKIVEAKEATAAELEIQTVNTGLYIGSTDVIYKSLQGLRSKSRTSEFYLTDIVEDIQKSGKPVAWIETTEDMAFGVNDSESLYLVNKKSYLKNGRKHLANGVKFLDIENTYIDDGVEIGEDTFVYPNVYIKGKTRIGAGCVIEAGTHILTSEVGPNTYIKAGSYIENAVIQGECSVGPYARLREGTRVEKHVKIGNFVESKKTHFKEGVKAGHQCYLGDTEIGENTNIGAGTITCNFAVDGQKYKTVIGKDVFVGSDSQIVPPVHIGDGAVVAAGATVTKDVEAKSLYVTRAKAFVKKNYRD, encoded by the coding sequence ATGACTCAAAAGACAAATGTAGTGTGGGATGCTATTTTGCTGGCGGCAGGTTCAGGCACACGTATGAAATCCAGAACTCCCAAGGTCTTACAACGTGTTGCAGGTGTACCCATGTTAGAAAGAATCGTGGGACAACTTAAAGCTGCGGGTTGCAGACAAGTGCATGTGGTGGTCACAGCAGCGTTGCAAGAGGTGCTCAAACCTTTAGCTAGCAGTATGGAGTCTGTGTTCTTGCATGTACAAAAGCAGCCATTAGGAACAGGTGATGCCGTGTTATCTGTAGACCCAAAAGGACTTTCGGAGACGCTTTTTATTTGTAATGGGGACCATCCTTTGGTGAATCAGGAGGACATTTCTGAAGTGCTTTGGTCTTATGGCCAAAGACAGGCCTCACTGTGTGTGGCGGTTCTAGATATGCCCCACCCAGGAAGTTTTGGAAGAGTGATCAAGAAAGAAGCTCAGATCCAAAAGATCGTGGAGGCCAAAGAGGCTACGGCCGCAGAGCTGGAAATTCAAACCGTCAACACGGGTCTTTACATTGGTAGCACTGACGTGATTTATAAATCCCTTCAAGGTTTGCGTTCTAAATCTAGAACCTCCGAATTTTATCTGACAGATATTGTTGAGGACATCCAAAAATCTGGCAAGCCTGTGGCGTGGATTGAAACCACAGAAGACATGGCCTTTGGAGTGAATGATTCCGAAAGTCTCTATTTAGTAAATAAAAAATCCTACCTTAAAAATGGTCGCAAACATTTAGCCAATGGTGTGAAGTTTTTAGATATTGAAAACACCTATATAGACGATGGTGTTGAAATTGGTGAAGACACTTTTGTTTATCCTAATGTGTATATCAAAGGGAAGACTCGCATCGGTGCGGGTTGTGTGATTGAGGCAGGCACTCATATCCTTACCAGCGAAGTGGGACCTAACACTTATATTAAGGCGGGCTCTTACATTGAAAATGCTGTGATACAGGGAGAGTGTAGTGTGGGACCCTATGCGCGTTTACGTGAGGGCACACGTGTTGAAAAACATGTGAAGATTGGGAATTTTGTAGAGTCAAAAAAGACTCATTTTAAAGAAGGTGTTAAAGCAGGCCATCAGTGTTATTTGGGTGATACCGAGATTGGTGAAAACACGAACATAGGTGCAGGGACCATCACCTGCAATTTTGCGGTCGATGGTCAGAAGTACAAAACTGTGATTGGCAAAGACGTATTTGTGGGAAGTGACTCTCAGATTGTGCCACCAGTTCATATCGGTGATGGAGCCGTGGTGGCTGCGGGAGCTACTGTGACCAAGGATGTAGAGGCAAAAAGTCTTTACGTGACACGAGCCAAAGCGTTCGTGAAGAAAAATTATAGGGATTAA
- a CDS encoding sigma-54 dependent transcriptional regulator encodes MKSQYKILVVDDDPTVRKSLSKALQRHDYTVITAQSKSEAESMLASQLKVNLAIVDLRLPDGNGLDLLTSIKTRQPDCEVIILTGYGSFEMAVSAARKGVFQFLTKPFELQELIEFVDRALTHKEIKEENSRLKTQLSHSYGLNQIIGKSREIRSVIDLAKRIAPSDSTVLVTGESGTGKELIARGIHHASDRHQEAFIAVNCGAIPEDLLESELFGHEKGSFTGAIKERKGRFEMAHKGTIFLDEIGDMSPKLQVKLLRVLQEKKIERIGSSETIHIDVRVIAATHKNLEQQIKKELFREDLYFRLNVIPLQMPSLRARKSDLPILINSFIHKFNHEKKKKITGFSSEAFEALQTYDWPGNVRELENLVERLTIIIGEGMISLDDLPPRYSQCAKRSVAAEDIDIPDSGIDFNTMVSEFENRLLLKALEKTNWNRNKAAHLLRLNRTTLVEKLKKKGLSQDDANP; translated from the coding sequence TTGAAAAGCCAATATAAAATTTTAGTTGTTGATGACGATCCAACTGTCAGAAAGAGTCTGTCCAAAGCTCTGCAAAGACATGACTACACAGTCATCACAGCACAATCCAAATCGGAAGCCGAATCTATGTTGGCCAGTCAACTTAAAGTGAACTTGGCCATCGTAGACTTACGCCTGCCTGATGGAAACGGTTTGGACCTACTGACCTCTATTAAAACTCGTCAACCTGATTGCGAAGTGATCATCCTCACGGGCTATGGCAGCTTTGAAATGGCCGTGTCTGCCGCACGCAAAGGGGTGTTTCAATTTTTAACTAAACCTTTTGAACTGCAAGAACTGATCGAGTTCGTGGATCGTGCATTGACTCACAAAGAAATCAAAGAAGAGAACTCACGCTTAAAAACTCAGCTCTCTCATTCCTATGGCCTCAATCAGATCATTGGGAAGAGCCGTGAAATTCGCAGCGTGATTGATCTTGCTAAACGCATTGCACCCTCAGACTCCACCGTGTTGGTCACAGGAGAAAGTGGAACTGGCAAAGAGCTGATTGCCCGTGGCATCCATCATGCTTCTGATCGTCACCAAGAGGCTTTCATTGCTGTCAATTGCGGAGCCATTCCTGAGGACCTCTTAGAAAGCGAACTTTTTGGTCATGAAAAAGGGTCTTTTACAGGTGCCATCAAAGAGCGCAAGGGGCGTTTTGAAATGGCTCACAAGGGCACCATCTTTTTAGACGAGATTGGCGATATGAGCCCCAAGCTTCAGGTCAAACTTTTGCGTGTACTGCAAGAAAAAAAGATCGAACGCATTGGCTCTAGTGAAACCATCCATATTGACGTGCGCGTGATTGCAGCCACCCATAAAAACTTAGAGCAGCAAATCAAAAAAGAACTTTTTCGAGAGGACCTGTACTTTCGCTTAAACGTGATCCCCTTACAAATGCCTTCTTTACGTGCTAGAAAAAGTGATCTGCCTATTCTTATCAATTCTTTTATTCATAAATTTAATCACGAAAAAAAGAAAAAGATCACAGGTTTTTCAAGCGAAGCCTTTGAAGCCTTACAAACTTACGACTGGCCAGGTAACGTTCGTGAATTAGAAAACTTGGTCGAGAGACTCACCATTATCATTGGCGAAGGTATGATCTCTTTGGATGATCTTCCTCCTCGTTACTCTCAGTGTGCTAAAAGAAGTGTCGCTGCTGAAGACATTGATATTCCTGATTCAGGAATTGATTTTAATACTATGGTGTCTGAATTTGAAAACCGTCTCTTATTAAAGGCCTTAGAAAAGACCAATTGGAATCGCAACAAAGCCGCCCATCTCTTACGTCTTAACCGCACCACTTTAGTTGAAAAACTAAAGAAAAAGGGGCTCTCTCAAGACGACGCGAACCCCTAG